The following coding sequences are from one Verrucosispora sp. WMMD573 window:
- the rpsL gene encoding 30S ribosomal protein S12: protein MPTIQQLVRKGRQAKTTKTKTPALKGSPQRRGVCTRVYTTTPKKPNSALRKVARVKLSSQVEVTAYIPGVGHNLQEHSIVLVRGGRVKDLPGVRYKIVRGSLDTQGVRNRKQARSRYGAKKEKS, encoded by the coding sequence GTGCCCACCATTCAGCAGTTGGTCCGAAAGGGCCGTCAGGCGAAGACGACCAAGACCAAGACCCCGGCGCTCAAGGGATCCCCGCAGCGGCGGGGCGTGTGCACCCGGGTGTACACCACCACCCCGAAGAAGCCGAACTCGGCGCTGCGCAAGGTCGCTCGGGTCAAGCTCAGCAGCCAGGTCGAGGTGACCGCCTACATCCCCGGTGTCGGGCACAACCTGCAGGAGCACTCCATCGTGCTCGTGCGCGGTGGCCGGGTGAAGGACCTCCCCGGTGTGCGTTACAAGATCGTTCGCGGTTCGCTGGACACCCAGGGTGTCCGTAACCGCAAGCAGGCGCGCAGCCGCTACGGCGCGAAGAAGGAGAAGAGCTGA
- the rplC gene encoding 50S ribosomal protein L3 — MDRQVKGILGAKLGMTQVWDNNRVVPVTVVQAGPCVITQVRDAGKDGYSAVQLAYGTIDPRKAKKPLRGHYAKADVAPRRHIVELRTSDAADYSLGQEVTVEEFPAGVSIDVTGKTKGKGYAGPMKRHGFHGLRASHGVERKHRSPGSIGACATPGRVFKGTRMAGRMGGVRYTVQNLTVQAVDTENNLLLVRGAIPGPKGALVLVRTAAKAKAKKGGVGK; from the coding sequence ATGGACAGGCAAGTTAAGGGGATCCTGGGCGCGAAGCTCGGCATGACCCAGGTCTGGGACAACAACCGCGTTGTCCCGGTGACCGTGGTTCAGGCCGGCCCCTGCGTCATCACCCAGGTTCGTGACGCCGGCAAGGACGGTTACTCCGCGGTCCAGCTGGCATACGGGACGATCGACCCGCGGAAGGCGAAGAAGCCGCTGCGTGGGCACTACGCCAAGGCCGATGTGGCGCCGCGCCGGCACATCGTCGAGCTGCGCACCAGCGACGCCGCGGACTACTCGCTCGGCCAGGAGGTCACGGTCGAGGAGTTCCCGGCCGGTGTCTCGATCGACGTGACCGGCAAGACCAAGGGCAAGGGCTACGCCGGCCCGATGAAGCGGCACGGCTTCCACGGTCTGCGCGCCAGCCACGGTGTCGAGCGCAAGCACCGCTCGCCGGGCTCGATCGGCGCCTGCGCCACCCCGGGTCGCGTCTTCAAGGGCACCCGGATGGCCGGCCGCATGGGCGGCGTGCGCTACACCGTGCAGAACCTGACCGTCCAGGCGGTCGACACCGAGAACAATCTCCTGCTCGTCCGTGGCGCCATCCCCGGCCCCAAGGGCGCGCTGGTCCTGGTCCGTACCGCGGCCAAGGCCAAGGCGAAGAAGGGCGGTGTGGGCAAGTGA
- the rplB gene encoding 50S ribosomal protein L2, producing the protein MAIRKYKPTTPGRRGSSVADFAEITRSTPEKSLLVPLPKKGGRNVHGRITARHQGGGHKRQYRLIDFKRVDKDGVPAKVAHIEYDPNRTARIALLHYADGEKRYIIAPKDLKQGDTVESGPSADIKPGNNLPLRNIPVGTTIHNVELRPGGGAKLARSAGVGIQLLGREGAYATLRMPSGEIRRVDVRCRASVGEIGNADQSNINWGKAGRMRWKGKRPTVRGVAMNPVDHPHGGGEGKTSGGRHPVNPQGKPEGRTRRKGQPSDRLIVRRRYATRKRG; encoded by the coding sequence ATGGCTATCCGTAAGTACAAGCCGACGACGCCGGGCCGGCGTGGCTCCAGCGTCGCCGACTTCGCCGAGATCACCCGGTCGACTCCCGAGAAGTCGCTGCTGGTGCCGCTGCCCAAGAAGGGCGGCCGGAACGTGCACGGCCGGATCACCGCCCGTCACCAGGGTGGCGGCCACAAGCGCCAGTACCGGCTGATCGACTTCAAGCGGGTCGACAAGGACGGCGTGCCGGCCAAGGTCGCGCACATCGAGTACGACCCGAACCGCACCGCGCGGATCGCGCTGCTGCACTACGCCGACGGCGAGAAGCGTTACATCATCGCGCCGAAGGACCTGAAGCAGGGCGACACGGTCGAGTCGGGTCCGAGTGCCGACATCAAGCCGGGCAACAACCTGCCGCTGCGCAACATCCCGGTCGGTACCACGATCCACAACGTGGAGCTGCGTCCGGGTGGTGGCGCCAAGCTGGCCCGCTCGGCCGGCGTCGGCATCCAGCTGCTCGGCCGGGAGGGCGCGTACGCGACCCTGCGTATGCCGTCCGGTGAGATCCGGCGGGTGGACGTGCGCTGCCGCGCCAGCGTCGGTGAGATCGGCAACGCCGACCAGTCGAACATCAACTGGGGTAAGGCCGGCCGGATGCGCTGGAAGGGTAAGCGCCCGACCGTCCGTGGTGTCGCCATGAACCCGGTCGACCACCCGCACGGTGGTGGTGAGGGCAAGACCTCCGGTGGTCGCCACCCGGTCAACCCGCAGGGTAAGCCCGAGGGCCGCACCCGTCGTAAGGGCCAGCCGAGTGACCGGCTGATCGTCCGCCGTCGCTACGCCACGCGTAAGCGCGGCTGA
- the fusA gene encoding elongation factor G, protein MAAADALANVRNIGIMAHIDAGKTTTTERILFYTGITYKIGEVHEGAAVMDWMEQEQERGITITSAATKCEWKGHTIQIIDTPGHVDFTVEVERSLRVLDGAVAVYDGVAGVEPQTENVWRQADKYNVPRMCFVNKLDRTGADFFRCVQMMIDRLNATPLVLQIPIGLEGNHIGVVDLVQMRALTWRGETQKGEDYAIEEIPADLADSAAEWREKLMETLADVDDSVMEKYLEGEEISVEEIKAAIRRATIASKANPVLCGSAFKNKGVQPMLDAVIDYLPSPLDIPAIEGTATDGETPMQRKPSTSEPFSGLAFKIQTDKHLGKLTYVRVYSGVVESGSQVVNSTKDRKERVGKIYQMHANKREERSSAKAGDIIAVQGLKQTTTGDTLCDPANPVILESMTFPEPVIEVAIEPKTKADQEKLSTAIQRLAEEDPTFRVKLDDQTGQTVISGMGELHLDILVDRMRREFNVEANIGKPQVAYRETIRRTVEKVEYTHKKQTGGSGQYARVIVSLEPLPLGNDAPTYEFANAVTGGRIPREFIPSVDAGAQDAMQYGILAGFPLVGVKLTLLDGQYHEVDSSEMAFKIAGSMVMKDAARRADPALLEPMMAVEVTTPEENMGDVIGDLNSRRGIIQAMEERSGARVVRALVPLSEMFGYVGDLRSKTQGRASYSMQFDSYAEVPASVAKEIIAKATGE, encoded by the coding sequence GTGGCCGCCGCAGACGCGCTCGCCAACGTACGCAACATCGGCATCATGGCGCACATCGATGCCGGTAAGACCACTACCACCGAGCGAATCCTGTTCTACACCGGTATCACGTACAAGATCGGTGAGGTCCACGAGGGCGCTGCCGTCATGGACTGGATGGAGCAGGAGCAGGAGCGCGGTATCACCATCACTTCCGCCGCCACGAAGTGCGAGTGGAAGGGCCACACGATCCAGATCATCGACACGCCCGGCCACGTCGACTTCACGGTCGAGGTGGAGCGGTCGCTGCGGGTCCTGGACGGTGCGGTCGCGGTCTACGACGGCGTGGCCGGCGTGGAGCCGCAGACGGAGAACGTCTGGCGTCAGGCGGACAAGTACAACGTCCCGCGGATGTGCTTCGTCAACAAGCTCGACCGGACCGGTGCCGACTTCTTCCGCTGCGTGCAGATGATGATCGACCGGCTGAACGCCACCCCGCTGGTGCTCCAGATCCCGATCGGGCTCGAGGGCAACCACATCGGCGTCGTCGACCTGGTCCAGATGCGTGCCCTCACCTGGCGCGGGGAGACCCAGAAGGGTGAGGACTACGCGATCGAGGAGATCCCGGCCGACCTGGCCGACTCCGCGGCCGAGTGGCGCGAGAAGCTGATGGAGACCCTGGCCGACGTCGACGACTCGGTGATGGAGAAGTACCTGGAGGGCGAGGAGATCTCCGTCGAGGAGATCAAGGCCGCCATCCGGCGGGCCACCATCGCCAGCAAGGCCAACCCGGTGCTCTGCGGCTCCGCGTTCAAGAACAAGGGCGTGCAGCCCATGCTCGACGCCGTCATCGACTACCTGCCGTCGCCGCTGGACATCCCGGCGATCGAGGGCACGGCGACCGACGGCGAGACGCCGATGCAGCGGAAGCCCTCCACCTCGGAGCCCTTCTCCGGCCTGGCGTTCAAGATCCAGACCGACAAGCACCTCGGTAAGCTGACCTACGTCCGGGTCTACTCCGGTGTGGTCGAGTCCGGGTCCCAGGTGGTCAACTCCACCAAGGACCGCAAGGAGCGGGTCGGCAAGATCTACCAGATGCACGCCAACAAGCGGGAGGAGCGCAGCTCCGCCAAGGCTGGCGACATCATCGCGGTGCAGGGTCTGAAGCAGACCACCACCGGTGACACCCTGTGCGACCCGGCGAACCCGGTCATCCTGGAGTCGATGACCTTCCCGGAGCCGGTCATCGAGGTGGCCATCGAGCCGAAGACGAAGGCTGACCAGGAGAAGCTCAGCACCGCCATCCAGCGGCTCGCCGAGGAGGATCCGACCTTCCGCGTCAAGCTGGACGACCAGACCGGCCAGACGGTCATCTCCGGCATGGGCGAGCTGCACCTGGACATCCTGGTCGACCGGATGCGCCGCGAGTTCAACGTCGAGGCGAACATCGGTAAGCCGCAGGTGGCGTACCGCGAGACCATCCGCCGCACGGTGGAGAAGGTCGAGTACACCCACAAGAAGCAGACCGGTGGTTCCGGCCAGTACGCCCGGGTGATCGTCAGCCTGGAGCCGCTGCCGCTGGGCAACGACGCGCCGACCTACGAGTTCGCCAACGCCGTCACCGGTGGCCGCATCCCCCGGGAGTTCATCCCCTCGGTGGACGCGGGCGCGCAGGACGCGATGCAGTACGGCATCCTTGCCGGCTTCCCGCTGGTGGGGGTCAAGCTGACGCTGCTGGACGGCCAGTACCACGAGGTCGACTCGTCGGAGATGGCATTCAAGATCGCCGGCTCGATGGTGATGAAGGACGCGGCCCGCAGGGCCGATCCCGCGCTGCTTGAGCCGATGATGGCTGTTGAGGTCACCACTCCGGAGGAGAACATGGGTGACGTCATCGGCGACCTCAACTCCCGACGCGGCATCATCCAGGCGATGGAGGAGCGCAGCGGCGCCCGTGTCGTCCGCGCCCTGGTGCCGTTGTCGGAGATGTTCGGCTACGTCGGCGACCTGCGGTCGAAGACCCAGGGCCGGGCTAGCTACAGCATGCAGTTCGACTCCTACGCGGAGGTTCCGGCCTCCGTGGCGAAGGAGATCATCGCCAAGGCGACGGGTGAGTGA
- a CDS encoding DNA-directed RNA polymerase subunit beta', whose amino-acid sequence MLDVNFFDELRIGLATADDIRQWSHGEVKKPETINYRTLKPEKDGLFCEKIFGPQRDWECYCGKYKRVRFKGIICERCGVEVTRSKVRRERMGHIELAAPVTHIWYFKGVPSRLGYLLDLAPKDLEKIIYFASYVVTSVDAEARHRDLSTIENEILAEKRQSENSRDSEIEKRAAKLEADLAELEAEGAKADVRRKVKEGGEREMRQIRDRAQREIDRLDEVLDTFRKLEPKQLVTDELLYRELRDRFGEYFTGGMGAEAIKALVQNMDLEAEAENLRETIRTGKGQRKIRALKRLKVVAAFQNTRNSPLGMVLDCVPVIPPDLRPMVQLDGGRFATSDLNDLYRRVINRNNRLKRLIDLGAPEIIVNNEKRMLQEAVDALFDNGRRGRPVTGPGNRPLKSLSDMLKGKQGRFRQNLLGKRVDYSGRSVIVVGPKLKLHQCGLPKQMALELFKPFVMKRLVDLNHAQNIKSAKRMVERQRPVVWDVLEEVIGEHPVLLNRAPTLHRLGIQAFEPQLVEGKAIQIHPLVCTAFNADFDGDQMAVHVPLSAEAQAEARILMLSSNNILKPADGKPVTMPTQDMVIGLYHLTHLTAGERGEGRAFSSDAEARMAYDNGELHLQAPVKIRLRDVVEVDNGTGGQPWTAPEGWVPGEPLTVETTLGRVLFNETLPQGYRFVNYEIRKGQLSAIVNDLAERFPKVALAATLDGLKEAGFHWATWSGVTIGMEDVIAPPRKREILERYEKEADRIDKQYQRGLMTAEERRGELIEIWTKATNEVAKEMDTALPQENPLWKMINSGARGNLLQLRQIAAIRGLVANPKGEIIPRPIKASYREGLSVLEYFISTHGARKGLADTALRTADSGYLTRRLVDVSQDVIIREEDCGTDRAIPMQVGQQLDGRLVVHEHAETSVHARTLADDIKGPDGTVVAERGADINSILVDRIVAAGVETVRVRSVLTCESKLGVCGACYGRSLPTGKIVDVGEAVGIIAAQSIGEPGTQLTMRTFHTGGVAGEDITQGLPRVQEIFEARIPKGKAPIADTPGRIRIEDGERSRKIVVIPDDGSDEIVYDKISKRVRLRAHDGDHVEVGEKLTEGTIDPHELLRILGPRAVQVHLTQEVQEVYRSQGVLIHDKHIEIIIRQMLKRVTVIDSGSTEFLPGVLVDRALFESENRRLVGEGGEPAAGRPVLMGITKASLATDSWLSAASFQETTRVLTDAAIHARSDSLIGLKENVIIGKLIPAGTGISKYRNVRVEPTEEAKAKVYSMTGYPETDYGFGPASGQAVPLDDFDFGSYR is encoded by the coding sequence GTGCTCGACGTCAACTTTTTCGACGAGTTGCGAATTGGGCTGGCGACCGCGGACGACATTCGTCAGTGGTCGCACGGCGAGGTCAAGAAGCCCGAGACGATCAACTACCGCACCCTCAAGCCGGAGAAGGACGGGCTCTTCTGCGAGAAGATCTTCGGTCCGCAGCGGGACTGGGAGTGCTACTGCGGTAAGTACAAGCGGGTCCGGTTCAAGGGCATCATCTGTGAGCGCTGCGGCGTCGAGGTGACCCGCTCGAAGGTCCGCCGTGAGCGGATGGGCCACATCGAGCTGGCTGCCCCGGTGACCCACATCTGGTACTTCAAGGGCGTGCCGAGCCGGCTGGGCTACCTGCTGGACCTCGCCCCGAAGGACCTCGAGAAGATCATTTACTTCGCCTCGTACGTCGTGACGAGCGTTGACGCCGAAGCGCGTCACCGTGACCTCTCGACCATCGAGAACGAGATCCTGGCCGAGAAGCGGCAGTCGGAGAACAGCCGCGACTCGGAGATCGAGAAGCGGGCGGCCAAGCTCGAGGCCGACCTGGCCGAGCTGGAGGCCGAGGGCGCGAAGGCGGACGTCCGGCGCAAGGTCAAGGAGGGCGGAGAGCGCGAGATGCGCCAGATCCGCGACCGGGCCCAGCGCGAGATCGACCGCCTGGACGAGGTGCTGGACACCTTCCGCAAGCTGGAGCCGAAGCAGCTGGTCACCGACGAGCTGCTCTACCGCGAGCTGCGCGACCGGTTCGGTGAGTACTTCACCGGTGGCATGGGTGCCGAGGCGATCAAGGCCCTGGTGCAGAACATGGACCTGGAGGCCGAGGCCGAGAACCTGCGGGAGACCATCCGCACCGGTAAGGGCCAGCGGAAGATCCGGGCGCTCAAGCGGCTGAAGGTCGTCGCGGCGTTCCAGAACACCCGCAACTCGCCGCTCGGCATGGTGCTGGACTGCGTGCCGGTCATCCCGCCGGACCTGCGCCCGATGGTGCAGCTCGACGGTGGCCGTTTCGCCACCAGCGACCTGAACGACCTCTACCGCCGGGTGATCAACCGGAACAACCGGCTCAAGCGGCTGATCGACCTCGGCGCGCCCGAGATCATCGTCAACAACGAGAAGCGGATGCTGCAGGAGGCCGTCGACGCGTTGTTCGACAACGGCCGCCGCGGCCGGCCGGTCACCGGCCCGGGTAACCGTCCGCTCAAGTCGCTGTCCGACATGCTCAAGGGCAAGCAGGGCCGGTTCCGCCAGAACCTGCTGGGCAAGCGCGTCGACTACTCCGGCCGTTCGGTGATCGTGGTCGGCCCGAAGCTCAAGCTGCACCAGTGCGGCCTGCCCAAGCAGATGGCGCTGGAGCTGTTCAAGCCGTTCGTGATGAAGCGGCTGGTCGACCTCAACCACGCGCAGAACATCAAGTCCGCCAAGCGGATGGTCGAGCGGCAGCGGCCGGTCGTGTGGGACGTGCTGGAAGAGGTCATCGGCGAGCACCCGGTGCTGCTCAACCGGGCACCGACCCTGCACCGACTCGGCATCCAGGCCTTCGAGCCGCAGCTGGTCGAGGGCAAGGCCATCCAGATCCACCCGCTGGTCTGCACCGCGTTCAACGCCGACTTCGACGGTGACCAGATGGCGGTGCACGTGCCGCTGTCCGCCGAGGCCCAGGCCGAGGCGCGGATCCTGATGCTGTCGTCGAACAACATCCTCAAGCCGGCCGACGGCAAGCCGGTCACCATGCCCACCCAGGACATGGTCATCGGGCTCTACCACCTGACCCACCTCACCGCCGGTGAGCGCGGGGAGGGCCGGGCGTTCAGCTCGGACGCCGAGGCGCGGATGGCGTACGACAACGGCGAACTGCACCTGCAGGCGCCGGTGAAGATCCGGCTGCGGGACGTGGTCGAGGTCGACAACGGCACCGGCGGGCAGCCGTGGACCGCACCCGAGGGCTGGGTTCCGGGCGAGCCGCTCACGGTCGAGACCACTCTCGGTCGGGTGCTGTTCAATGAGACCCTGCCGCAGGGCTACCGGTTCGTGAACTACGAGATCCGCAAGGGTCAGCTCTCCGCGATCGTCAACGACCTCGCCGAGCGGTTCCCGAAGGTGGCCCTGGCGGCCACCCTGGACGGGCTCAAGGAAGCCGGCTTCCACTGGGCCACCTGGTCCGGCGTGACGATCGGCATGGAGGACGTCATCGCTCCGCCGCGCAAGCGGGAGATCCTGGAGCGGTACGAGAAGGAAGCCGACCGGATCGACAAGCAGTACCAGCGTGGTCTGATGACCGCCGAGGAGCGTCGCGGCGAGCTCATCGAGATCTGGACCAAGGCGACCAACGAGGTCGCCAAGGAGATGGACACCGCGCTGCCGCAGGAGAACCCGCTGTGGAAGATGATCAACTCGGGTGCTCGCGGTAACCTGCTTCAGCTCCGGCAGATCGCGGCGATCCGTGGTCTGGTGGCCAACCCGAAGGGCGAGATCATCCCGCGGCCGATCAAGGCCAGCTATCGGGAGGGTCTGTCCGTGCTGGAGTACTTCATCTCCACGCACGGTGCCCGTAAGGGTCTCGCGGACACCGCTCTGCGTACCGCCGACTCGGGTTACCTGACCCGGCGTCTGGTGGACGTCTCGCAGGACGTCATCATCCGCGAGGAGGACTGCGGCACCGATCGGGCCATCCCGATGCAGGTCGGTCAGCAGCTCGACGGCCGGCTCGTGGTGCACGAGCACGCGGAGACCAGCGTGCACGCCCGTACCCTGGCCGACGACATCAAGGGGCCGGACGGCACCGTCGTCGCCGAGCGGGGCGCGGACATCAACTCGATCCTGGTCGACCGGATCGTCGCCGCCGGAGTCGAGACCGTCCGGGTGCGCAGCGTGCTCACCTGCGAGTCAAAGCTGGGCGTCTGCGGTGCGTGCTACGGCCGCTCGTTGCCGACCGGCAAGATCGTCGACGTCGGTGAGGCGGTCGGCATCATCGCCGCCCAGTCCATCGGTGAGCCGGGTACGCAGCTGACGATGCGTACCTTCCACACCGGTGGTGTCGCGGGTGAGGACATCACCCAGGGTCTGCCGCGGGTCCAGGAGATCTTCGAGGCCCGGATCCCGAAGGGCAAGGCGCCCATCGCCGACACCCCCGGCCGGATCCGGATCGAGGACGGCGAGCGGTCGCGCAAGATCGTGGTGATTCCGGACGACGGCAGCGACGAGATCGTCTACGACAAGATCTCGAAGCGGGTCCGGCTGCGGGCCCACGACGGCGACCACGTCGAGGTCGGCGAGAAGCTCACCGAGGGCACCATCGACCCGCACGAGCTGCTGCGCATCCTCGGCCCCCGGGCGGTCCAGGTCCACCTGACCCAGGAGGTCCAGGAGGTCTACCGCTCTCAGGGTGTGCTCATTCACGACAAGCACATCGAGATCATCATCCGCCAGATGCTCAAGCGGGTGACGGTCATCGACTCCGGCTCGACCGAGTTCCTGCCGGGTGTGCTTGTCGACCGGGCGCTGTTCGAGTCGGAGAACCGCCGGCTCGTCGGCGAGGGTGGCGAACCCGCCGCCGGTCGTCCGGTGCTGATGGGTATCACCAAGGCCTCGCTGGCCACCGACTCCTGGCTCTCGGCGGCCTCCTTCCAGGAGACCACCCGGGTGCTGACCGACGCGGCGATCCACGCCCGCAGCGACTCGCTTATCGGTCTCAAGGAGAACGTGATCATCGGTAAGCTCATCCCGGCCGGTACCGGCATCAGCAAGTACCGCAACGTCCGGGTCGAGCCGACCGAGGAGGCGAAGGCCAAGGTCTACTCGATGACCGGCTACCCGGAGACCGACTACGGGTTCGGGCCGGCCAGTGGCCAGGCGGTCCCGCTGGACGACTTCGACTTCGGGTCGTACCGCTAG
- the rpsG gene encoding 30S ribosomal protein S7: MPRKGPAPRRPLVADPVYNSPLVTQLVNKILLRGKRQLAERVVYAALEGCREKSGTDPVVTLKRAMDNVKPTLEVRSRRVGGATYQVPVEVRPARATTLGLRWLVTYARARREKTMIERLMNELLDASNGLGAAVKRREDTHKMAESNKAFAHYRW, encoded by the coding sequence ATGCCGCGTAAGGGACCTGCTCCGCGGCGACCGCTGGTCGCTGACCCGGTGTACAACTCGCCGCTGGTCACGCAGCTGGTGAACAAGATCCTGCTGCGCGGCAAGCGTCAGCTCGCCGAGCGCGTCGTCTACGCCGCCCTGGAGGGCTGCCGGGAGAAGTCCGGGACCGACCCAGTCGTCACCCTCAAGCGCGCCATGGACAACGTCAAGCCGACCCTTGAGGTGCGCAGCCGCCGTGTCGGTGGCGCGACCTACCAGGTTCCGGTCGAGGTCCGGCCGGCCCGGGCCACCACGCTGGGCCTGCGCTGGCTGGTGACCTACGCCCGCGCCCGGCGGGAGAAGACGATGATCGAGCGGCTGATGAACGAGCTGCTGGACGCGAGCAACGGCCTCGGTGCCGCCGTCAAGCGGCGCGAGGACACGCACAAGATGGCCGAGTCCAACAAGGCCTTCGCGCACTACCGCTGGTAA
- the tuf gene encoding elongation factor Tu, with translation MAKAKFERTKPHVNIGTIGHIDHGKTTLTAAITKVLHDQFPDLNPYTPFDEIDKAPEEKARGITISIAHVEYQTEARHYAHVDCPGHADYIKNMITGAAQMDGAILVVAATDGPMPQTREHVLLARQVGVPYIVVALNKSDMVDDEELLELVELEVRELLSSQEYPGDDLPVVRVSALKALEGDPEWTGRLMELMNAVDTAIPQPERETEKPFLMPIEDVFTITGRGTVVTGRAERGILKPNEEVEIVGIREKSQKTVCTGIEMFRKLLDEARAGENVGLLLRGIKREDVERGMVVVKPGTTTPHTEFEATVYILSKEEGGRHTPFFQNYRPQFYFRTTDVTGVVTLPEGTEMVMPGDNTTMTVKLIQPIAMEENLKFAIREGGRTVGAGRVTKIIK, from the coding sequence GTGGCGAAGGCGAAGTTCGAGCGGACTAAGCCGCACGTCAACATCGGCACCATTGGTCACATCGACCACGGTAAGACGACGCTGACGGCGGCCATCACCAAGGTCCTGCACGACCAGTTCCCGGACCTGAACCCGTACACGCCGTTCGACGAGATCGACAAGGCGCCGGAGGAGAAGGCCCGCGGCATCACGATCTCGATCGCGCACGTCGAGTACCAGACCGAGGCGCGGCACTATGCGCACGTCGACTGCCCCGGTCACGCCGACTACATCAAGAACATGATCACCGGTGCCGCCCAGATGGACGGCGCGATCCTGGTGGTCGCGGCGACCGACGGCCCGATGCCGCAGACCCGCGAGCACGTGCTGCTGGCCCGCCAGGTCGGCGTGCCGTACATCGTCGTGGCGCTGAACAAGAGCGACATGGTCGACGACGAGGAGCTGCTGGAGCTCGTCGAGCTCGAGGTCCGCGAGCTGCTCTCGTCGCAGGAGTACCCGGGCGACGACCTGCCGGTCGTGCGGGTCTCGGCGCTCAAGGCCCTGGAGGGCGACCCGGAGTGGACCGGTCGCCTGATGGAGCTGATGAACGCCGTCGACACCGCGATCCCGCAGCCGGAGCGCGAGACCGAGAAGCCGTTCCTGATGCCGATCGAGGACGTCTTCACGATCACCGGTCGTGGCACCGTCGTCACCGGTCGCGCCGAGCGCGGCATCCTCAAGCCGAACGAGGAGGTGGAGATCGTCGGTATCCGCGAGAAGTCGCAGAAGACGGTCTGCACCGGCATCGAGATGTTCCGCAAGCTGCTCGACGAGGCCCGTGCGGGTGAGAACGTCGGTCTGCTGCTGCGCGGCATCAAGCGCGAGGACGTCGAGCGCGGCATGGTGGTCGTCAAGCCGGGCACCACGACCCCGCACACGGAGTTCGAGGCGACCGTCTACATCCTCTCCAAGGAGGAGGGCGGCCGGCACACCCCGTTCTTCCAGAACTACCGCCCGCAGTTCTACTTCCGGACCACGGACGTCACCGGTGTCGTCACCCTCCCCGAGGGCACCGAGATGGTCATGCCGGGCGACAACACCACGATGACCGTGAAGCTGATCCAGCCCATCGCGATGGAGGAAAACCTCAAGTTCGCGATCCGGGAGGGTGGCCGTACGGTCGGCGCTGGTCGCGTCACCAAGATCATCAAGTGA
- the rplW gene encoding 50S ribosomal protein L23 yields MSTIADPRDIIVAPVVSEKSYSELNRNWYTFLVHPDANKTAIKIAIEQIFNVRVLTVNTLNREGKRKRTRTGFGKRKDTKRAMVKLAEGDRIEAFGGPVS; encoded by the coding sequence GTGAGCACGATCGCCGATCCGCGCGACATCATCGTCGCGCCGGTCGTCTCGGAGAAGAGCTACAGCGAGCTGAACCGCAACTGGTACACCTTCCTGGTGCACCCGGACGCGAACAAGACGGCGATCAAGATCGCTATCGAGCAGATCTTCAACGTCCGTGTCCTGACGGTCAACACGCTCAACCGCGAGGGCAAGCGCAAGCGGACCCGTACCGGGTTCGGCAAGCGCAAGGACACCAAGCGGGCGATGGTGAAGCTGGCTGAGGGCGACCGCATCGAGGCCTTCGGCGGCCCGGTCAGCTGA
- the rpsJ gene encoding 30S ribosomal protein S10 → MAGQKIRIRLKAYDHEVVDSSARKIVETVTRTGAQVAGPVPLPTEINRFCVIRSPHKYKDSREHFEMRTHKRLIDIIDPTPKTVDSLMRLDLPAGVDIEIKL, encoded by the coding sequence ATGGCGGGACAGAAGATCCGCATCCGGCTCAAGGCCTATGACCACGAGGTCGTCGACTCCTCGGCTCGGAAGATCGTCGAGACGGTGACGCGTACCGGGGCGCAGGTCGCGGGCCCGGTGCCGCTGCCCACGGAGATCAACCGTTTCTGCGTCATCCGCTCGCCGCACAAGTACAAGGACTCGCGCGAGCACTTCGAGATGCGTACGCACAAGCGACTGATCGACATCATCGACCCGACCCCGAAGACGGTCGACTCGCTCATGCGCCTCGACCTGCCGGCTGGCGTCGACATCGAGATCAAGCTGTAG
- the rplD gene encoding 50S ribosomal protein L4: protein MTTVDVLNSEGTKTGSVELPADIFDAQANIALMHQVVVAQLAAARQGTHKTKTRGEVAGGGKKPYKQKGTGRARQGSIRAPQFAGGGVVHGPVPRDYSQRTPKKMKAAALRGALSDRARAGQVHVVEAFVSGEKPSTKAALAALAKLTTARRVLVVLSSTDELNWVSLRNEPRVHLIESGQLNTYDVLVADDVVFTKEALDEFLGVPAETTEEGGK, encoded by the coding sequence GTGACCACCGTTGACGTCCTCAACTCCGAGGGCACCAAGACCGGCTCGGTCGAGCTGCCCGCCGACATCTTCGACGCGCAGGCCAACATCGCGCTGATGCACCAGGTCGTCGTGGCGCAGCTGGCTGCCGCTCGGCAGGGCACCCACAAGACCAAGACCCGGGGCGAGGTTGCCGGCGGCGGCAAGAAGCCGTACAAGCAGAAGGGCACCGGTCGTGCCCGGCAGGGCTCGATCCGCGCGCCGCAGTTCGCCGGCGGTGGCGTGGTCCACGGCCCGGTGCCGCGCGACTACAGCCAGCGCACCCCGAAGAAGATGAAGGCCGCCGCGCTGCGTGGCGCCCTGTCGGACCGGGCGCGCGCCGGGCAGGTTCACGTCGTCGAGGCGTTCGTCTCGGGCGAGAAGCCGTCGACCAAGGCGGCCCTGGCCGCGCTCGCCAAGCTGACCACCGCCCGGCGGGTGCTGGTCGTGCTGAGCAGCACCGACGAGCTGAACTGGGTGTCGCTGCGCAACGAGCCGCGGGTGCACCTGATCGAGTCCGGCCAGCTCAACACGTACGACGTGCTGGTGGCCGACGATGTGGTCTTCACCAAGGAGGCCCTGGACGAGTTCCTGGGCGTGCCGGCCGAGACCACCGAGGAGGGTGGCAAGTGA